One part of the Sorangiineae bacterium MSr11954 genome encodes these proteins:
- a CDS encoding formylglycine-generating enzyme family protein — MMDRFRGAQIVLALGVLRAVFGCTLDYSVGSVDAGDRGAGGGSGGLPPSCAVPKRCNGTDCCASGLVAGGGPFYRDGAPQYPATVSDFRLDIFEVTVGRFRVFVEAGKGTRADPPAVGDGERPGMPRSGWLQEYNDKLVPDVAAMRAAFKCDGGVIETWTPSPATQENLPMNCLTWYEAFAFCVWDGGWLPTSAEWYYAASGGVEQRPWPWGIDAIDPSRATYGCGSDCKLVDLPPVGSKSPKGDGKWRQSDLSGSLWEWTLDTEGGYPTPCIDCANLTNSPNRVRHGGNLKSSENELAPGAFSYTPATERSYGHGVRCARRK; from the coding sequence ATGATGGATCGATTCCGTGGTGCGCAAATCGTGCTCGCGTTGGGGGTTCTGCGGGCCGTGTTCGGCTGCACGTTGGACTATTCCGTGGGGTCGGTGGATGCGGGCGATCGGGGTGCCGGCGGGGGAAGTGGCGGGCTGCCGCCGAGCTGCGCGGTGCCGAAAAGGTGCAATGGCACCGATTGCTGCGCGTCCGGTCTGGTTGCGGGTGGCGGGCCATTCTACCGCGACGGCGCCCCTCAATATCCCGCCACGGTGAGTGATTTTCGGCTCGACATTTTCGAGGTTACCGTAGGTCGATTTCGCGTATTCGTGGAGGCAGGAAAGGGCACGCGCGCCGATCCTCCGGCCGTAGGTGACGGCGAGCGTCCGGGCATGCCGCGGAGCGGGTGGCTGCAGGAGTACAATGACAAGCTGGTACCGGACGTCGCGGCGATGCGGGCTGCGTTCAAATGCGATGGCGGTGTCATCGAAACGTGGACCCCGTCGCCGGCGACGCAGGAGAATCTACCGATGAATTGCCTGACGTGGTACGAAGCCTTTGCGTTCTGCGTTTGGGATGGTGGATGGCTTCCCACCTCCGCCGAGTGGTACTACGCGGCTTCCGGCGGCGTCGAGCAGCGTCCGTGGCCGTGGGGCATCGACGCCATCGATCCATCTCGCGCCACCTATGGCTGCGGCAGCGATTGCAAGCTCGTCGATCTCCCACCGGTCGGCTCGAAGTCTCCCAAAGGCGACGGAAAATGGCGGCAATCCGATCTCTCGGGGAGCCTCTGGGAGTGGACGCTCGACACCGAGGGTGGATATCCCACGCCTTGCATCGATTGCGCGAACCTGACGAACTCACCAAACCGCGTACGGCACGGTGGGAATCTGAAGAGCTCGGAGAACGAGCTCGCGCCGGGCGCGTTCAGCTACACACCGGCAACAGAACGGAGTTACGGCCACGGGGTGCGCTGCGCAAGGCGCAAGTGA
- a CDS encoding serine/threonine protein kinase encodes MGSAPPPIPKDAAPGSRYERLVKIASGGMATVYVGRLRGALGFEQLVALKRPHPHVMQLPDFRHSLIAEARLASRIRHANVVGVRDVEMEDDSVLLVMDYVEGASLHELLSSARGTDRMPRIRVGMRVIRDLCAGLQAVHDLTDDEDRPLGAVHRDVSPQNVLVGLDGVARLADFGIAKCLYTHETSTGEGILKGKIQYMAPEYMAGARIDQRSDIFAVGVMLWEILTNRRLFKGENSVAIINKVLRDRVPLVSEVVPELGDTFDALVGRALARNPAGRFERASDLGAALDATIARSDYAGTHDEVARFVRDRMGPRLLARKQRIKDGLRSISVPDVPATPLVVAREPGPPLPLPLELTMSPADTARLPDQPRPRAGARLSFTTFALVVAVAFGGLTLTGTLARRPNRVAARDSAEALPSSPTTFELPETTSQDVVDVPASASATLAGGLASASAAPSPSVRDAGPRPNTTSEKRGHEGRPRQKEVVQAPSTSASMPPPPPQPCNPYREPCPNPTSPNL; translated from the coding sequence ATGGGATCCGCACCGCCGCCCATCCCAAAAGACGCTGCACCGGGATCGCGGTACGAGCGCCTCGTCAAGATTGCCTCCGGGGGAATGGCAACGGTTTACGTGGGCCGGCTCCGCGGCGCGCTCGGGTTCGAGCAGCTCGTCGCGCTCAAGCGCCCGCACCCGCACGTCATGCAGCTCCCGGACTTTCGACACTCGCTCATCGCCGAGGCGCGGCTGGCCTCGCGCATCCGGCACGCCAACGTGGTCGGCGTTCGCGACGTGGAGATGGAGGACGACTCCGTGCTCCTGGTCATGGATTACGTCGAAGGGGCCTCGCTCCACGAGCTCCTCTCGAGCGCGCGAGGCACCGATCGAATGCCCCGGATTCGCGTGGGGATGCGCGTGATCCGCGATCTGTGCGCGGGGTTGCAAGCCGTCCACGATTTGACGGACGATGAAGATCGGCCGCTCGGCGCCGTGCACCGCGACGTGTCGCCGCAGAACGTGCTCGTCGGGCTCGATGGCGTCGCGCGCCTCGCCGATTTCGGCATCGCCAAATGCCTCTACACGCACGAAACCTCGACGGGCGAAGGGATCCTCAAGGGCAAAATCCAGTACATGGCGCCGGAGTACATGGCGGGAGCGAGGATCGATCAGCGTTCGGACATTTTTGCCGTGGGCGTGATGCTGTGGGAGATCCTTACGAACCGAAGGCTCTTCAAGGGCGAGAACTCCGTCGCCATCATAAACAAGGTGCTGAGGGATCGCGTACCGCTCGTGTCCGAGGTGGTGCCCGAGCTCGGAGATACCTTCGACGCCCTCGTTGGTCGCGCCCTCGCCCGAAATCCCGCAGGCCGGTTCGAGCGCGCCAGCGATCTCGGCGCCGCGCTGGACGCGACGATCGCGCGCTCGGATTACGCGGGAACGCACGACGAGGTGGCCCGCTTCGTGCGCGATCGCATGGGGCCGCGGCTCCTCGCGCGAAAGCAGCGCATCAAGGATGGCTTGCGCTCGATCTCCGTGCCCGATGTCCCGGCTACGCCCCTGGTCGTCGCACGCGAGCCGGGGCCACCGCTGCCTTTGCCGCTGGAGCTGACGATGAGCCCCGCGGACACCGCGAGGCTGCCCGACCAACCTCGCCCCCGCGCCGGGGCAAGGCTCTCGTTCACGACGTTTGCCTTGGTCGTCGCCGTGGCATTCGGGGGGCTCACGCTCACGGGCACCCTCGCGAGGCGGCCGAATCGCGTTGCAGCGCGCGACTCGGCCGAGGCCTTGCCCTCGAGCCCGACCACGTTCGAGCTCCCCGAGACAACATCGCAGGACGTTGTGGACGTGCCCGCGAGCGCATCGGCAACGCTCGCAGGCGGGCTCGCGAGCGCATCGGCGGCGCCTTCCCCATCCGTCCGAGACGCCGGCCCGCGACCAAACACAACAAGCGAAAAACGCGGCCACGAGGGGAGGCCCCGCCAGAAAGAAGTCGTCCAGGCTCCAAGCACGAGCGCTTCCATGCCGCCGCCGCCTCCGCAGCCATGCAACCCTTATCGCGAGCCATGCCCCAACCCGACGTCACCGAACCTCTGA
- a CDS encoding VWA domain-containing protein yields the protein MSIICASCGEDSASPKGDGPGDGEDGGDAGSQTTRDGGNPFGDAGGPVGGGRGDRPVCATKSERTSLAKVHATVLLDHSGSMGNSGSEQNIGRRWYPMVRALNSFFTQGGTAGMNASLRIYPQERASVPESCRRELYQRPDVPITALPSNTFNNFLSQTSDPVGGSAILPALEGGLLYAKDMATKRPGEKAVIVLITDGLLSTDPTNPANCETTYENLHQTAATAFKANPSIPTHVIAVGNEPDRNKFNAIAAQGGTEKAIFLDVAAPENTANALATALDKGRFQPLACRFAPPTAPAGKQLDPNAVDVTLTHDGLATKLPYNATCAGSGWRYDNPRAPTNIELCAATCDSVKTDTAAKVSVDFACVGN from the coding sequence GTGAGCATCATTTGTGCGTCGTGCGGCGAGGACTCCGCCTCTCCCAAGGGTGACGGCCCCGGGGATGGCGAGGATGGAGGGGACGCGGGGAGCCAAACGACGCGCGATGGCGGCAACCCTTTCGGGGACGCGGGCGGCCCCGTCGGCGGCGGGCGCGGCGATCGCCCCGTGTGCGCCACCAAGAGCGAACGAACTTCGCTCGCGAAGGTCCATGCCACCGTCCTGTTGGATCACTCGGGAAGCATGGGAAACAGCGGCAGCGAGCAGAACATCGGCAGGCGTTGGTACCCGATGGTCCGTGCGCTCAACAGCTTCTTCACCCAAGGCGGCACGGCCGGAATGAACGCGTCGCTTCGCATCTACCCGCAGGAACGAGCCTCGGTGCCCGAGTCGTGCAGGCGAGAGCTCTATCAGCGGCCCGACGTCCCCATCACGGCCCTCCCCAGCAATACATTCAATAACTTTCTATCGCAGACGTCCGATCCCGTCGGAGGTAGCGCCATTCTGCCCGCGCTCGAGGGTGGGTTGCTGTATGCCAAAGACATGGCCACCAAGCGGCCCGGAGAAAAAGCGGTCATCGTCCTGATCACGGACGGCCTGTTGTCCACGGATCCAACCAACCCCGCCAATTGCGAAACCACCTACGAGAACCTGCACCAGACGGCGGCCACCGCATTCAAGGCAAACCCCAGCATCCCCACGCATGTCATTGCCGTCGGCAATGAACCCGATCGGAACAAGTTCAACGCCATCGCGGCACAAGGCGGCACCGAAAAAGCCATTTTTCTCGACGTCGCCGCGCCCGAGAACACCGCAAACGCCCTCGCCACGGCGCTCGACAAAGGCCGCTTCCAGCCATTGGCATGTCGATTTGCGCCCCCCACGGCCCCGGCAGGCAAACAGCTCGACCCCAACGCGGTCGACGTAACCCTCACCCACGACGGGCTCGCGACGAAGCTCCCGTACAACGCCACCTGCGCCGGTTCGGGATGGCGCTACGACAATCCGCGCGCCCCCACGAACATCGAGCTCTGCGCCGCAACCTGTGATTCGGTCAAGACCGACACGGCGGCCAAAGTCTCGGTCGACTTTGCCTGCGTGGGCAATTAG